CTGTCGGGCGCGGCCCTGCCCCTCGCGCTGATGCGCGCGGCGGTGGGCTTGGGCCTGGTCGTGTTCCTGTTGCGGCGCGCCCAGCCCACCGGGTACGCGGTGGCCCTCAGCCTGATTGCTGGAGGTGCCCTCGGCAACGCCATCGACGGCCTGAGTGCCGGACGCGTGACGGACATGCTCCTGTCACCTGCGCTGTCCCGGGTGACGCGCGCGTTGGGGCAGGGTGACTTTCCGGTGTTCAACCTGGCGGACGTGTGGGTGGTCGGGGGGGTGCTTCTGTTGCTGTTCGTGACCGTCCAGCAGGACCGGCGCCGCGCACGGGTGCCCGTCACCTCGCCCGAGTAATCCCTTCGGACGGGCCTCGTTCCTCTTGACATCTGTATACCTGTACAGATATCGTACGGTATGACGAGTTCCCCTCCCACTTCCAGCACCCACCTGCGCTACTTCGTGGAACGGATGGACTGCGCCGACTGCGCCCGCACCGTACAAAGCGCCCTGACCCGGCTGCCCGGCGTGGGCGCGCCCCAGGTCAACTTCACCACCCAGACCCTCAGCCTCACCCTCGACGAGGCCCGGCTGTCCCGTGAGCGGCTGGAACAGACCCTGCGCTCCCTGGGCTACCCCCCCACGCTGCAATCCCCCAACCCCACCTCCACCGCACCGCTGCGCTACTTCGTCAACAACATGGACTGTGCCGACTGCGCCAACAAGGTTCAGGGCGTCGTCACGCGACTGCCGGGCGTCAGTGAGCCCAAGGTCAACTTCACCACCCAGACCCTCAGCCTGACCCTCGATGAGGCCCGGACCCCCAGAGCTCAGCTTGAACAGACCCTGCGCTCCATCGGGTATCCGCCGGAATTGCAGGCCGAGGTCAATCCAGCACCCGGCACGGCCTCGATCAGCGCCCCCCGACCTGCCCGCGTGGAACTGCCCTGGTACCGAACCAGCAAAGGCCGCAACGTCCTGCTCACCGGCGCCCTGCTTGCCCTGGCCTTCGTCTTCAGTCTGGTCGCGCCGTCCCTGGCGTTCTGGGCCTACGCAGCCGCCACCGCCATTGGCGTGTGGCCCCTGCTCCTCAAGGCGGTCGCCACCGCCCGCCTGGGGGAGCCGTTCACCATCAACACCCTGATCAGCGTGGCTGCCATCGGCGCCATCGCCATCGGTGAGGCCGCAGAAGGCGCCCTCGTCGTCTTCCTGTTCGCCATTGGCGAACTGCTGGAGAACGTCGCCGCCGGACGGGCGAGGGCGGGCATCCAGGCCCTCGCCGCCCTGGCACCCAAGACTGCCCTGCTGCTTGAAGGCAACCAGACCCGCGAGGTGCCCGTCGAGCAGTTGCAGGTCGGGCAGCTGGTCCGGGTGCAGCCCGGTGGCCGCGTTCCAGCCGACGGAACCATTACCGAAGGCGACTCCAACCTCGACGACTCCCCAGTGACGGGCGAGAGCGTCCCCGTCCACAAGAGCGCCGGCGACACCGTGTACGCGGGCAGCATCAACACCGACGGGGTGCTGACCGTCCGGGTGGAGAGAGAGGCTTCCGACAACACCATCGCCCGGATCATCCACCTGGTCGAAGAGGCGGAGTCCTCCAAAGCCCCCACCGCGCGCTTCATCGACCGCTTCTCCCGCTGGTACACCCCGGCGGCGATGGCCGTGGCCTTCCTGTTCGCTGTCCTCCCACCGCTGCTGTTCGGCCAGCCCTGGAACGAATGGATCTACAAAGGTGTGGCCCTGCTGCTGATCGCCTGCCCCTGTGCCCTGGTGCTGAGCGTCCCTGCTGCCGTGACCAGCGGCATCTCGGCGGGTGCCCGGCGCGGCCTGCTGATCAAGGGCGGTGCCGCGCTGGAGACCATCGGCAGTGTCTCGACGGTCGCCTTCGACAAGACCGGCACGCTGACCGAGAACAAGCCCCAGGTGACGGACGTGATCGGCCTGCGCGCTCCAGAACAAGAGGTCGTCCTGCTCGCCGCCGCCGTGGAGACGGGGAGCGCCCACCCGCTCGCCAAGGCGATCCTCGCCCGTGCCCAGGGGCAGGCCGTCCCCGCTGCTCAGGACGCCAAGGCCATCTCGGGCAAGGCCGTGACTGCCACGGTGCAGGGCCGTGCCCTCGCGGTGGGGTCCCCGCGCTACGCCGTGGAAGTGGCCTCGCTGAGTCCTGACGAGCAGGCGCAGATCGCCCGGCTGGAGGAGCAGGGCAAAACGGTGGTGGTGGTGCTCGACGGCCGCCAGGTGCTCGGTTTGCTCGCCATTCGGGACGAGCCGCGAGCGGACGCGAAAGAGGCGGTGGCCCGGCTCAAAGGTCTTGGTGTGCGCTCGCTGATGCTCACGGGCGACAACGCCCGCACCGGCAACGCCATCGCACGTGACCTGGGCCTGGACGTGGAGGCCGAGCTGCTGCCGGAAGACAAACTCCAGCGGATCGCCGCCCTGAAGGCTTCCGGCAAGGTGGCGATGGTCGGGGACGGCATCAATGATGCTCCTGCGCTCGCTCAGAGTGACGTGGGCATTGCAATGGGTGGCGGGACGGACGTAGCCCTGGAGACCGCCGACGCCGCCCTGCTGCGCCACTCGGTCATCGGGGTCGCGGAGCTGGTGCAA
The sequence above is a segment of the Deinococcus wulumuqiensis R12 genome. Coding sequences within it:
- the lspA gene encoding signal peptidase II, with product MLQSGVPRLVLLALTILCVVLDLALKSWARAELPGEVRPWLPGVLDLTLTYNTGAAWSLLSGAALPLALMRAAVGLGLVVFLLRRAQPTGYAVALSLIAGGALGNAIDGLSAGRVTDMLLSPALSRVTRALGQGDFPVFNLADVWVVGGVLLLLFVTVQQDRRRARVPVTSPE
- a CDS encoding heavy metal translocating P-type ATPase, which produces MTSSPPTSSTHLRYFVERMDCADCARTVQSALTRLPGVGAPQVNFTTQTLSLTLDEARLSRERLEQTLRSLGYPPTLQSPNPTSTAPLRYFVNNMDCADCANKVQGVVTRLPGVSEPKVNFTTQTLSLTLDEARTPRAQLEQTLRSIGYPPELQAEVNPAPGTASISAPRPARVELPWYRTSKGRNVLLTGALLALAFVFSLVAPSLAFWAYAAATAIGVWPLLLKAVATARLGEPFTINTLISVAAIGAIAIGEAAEGALVVFLFAIGELLENVAAGRARAGIQALAALAPKTALLLEGNQTREVPVEQLQVGQLVRVQPGGRVPADGTITEGDSNLDDSPVTGESVPVHKSAGDTVYAGSINTDGVLTVRVEREASDNTIARIIHLVEEAESSKAPTARFIDRFSRWYTPAAMAVAFLFAVLPPLLFGQPWNEWIYKGVALLLIACPCALVLSVPAAVTSGISAGARRGLLIKGGAALETIGSVSTVAFDKTGTLTENKPQVTDVIGLRAPEQEVVLLAAAVETGSAHPLAKAILARAQGQAVPAAQDAKAISGKAVTATVQGRALAVGSPRYAVEVASLSPDEQAQIARLEEQGKTVVVVLDGRQVLGLLAIRDEPRADAKEAVARLKGLGVRSLMLTGDNARTGNAIARDLGLDVEAELLPEDKLQRIAALKASGKVAMVGDGINDAPALAQSDVGIAMGGGTDVALETADAALLRHSVIGVAELVQLSRAVMTNIRQNVAFALGLKAIFLVTTLLGITGLWPAILSDTGATVLVTANALRLLRFKPGV